The Candidatus Paceibacterota bacterium genomic sequence ATCTAAAAATTGTGCGACCTCTACCACTGCCGTTGTTGTGATGTTCTGCGGCAGTAGGTGGCGATATGGAGGGAAGATTCCATCCAACATCCTAGAAGTCATGGATTTGCCGTCACTTACAAAACCAGCCAACCTGTCGTGTGAAGTCGGAGAGGTGAGAGATATAAAAACATTTTTTGCACCAGTGAGAGACTTCGTCGCATCGGCCAATGTTCGTGCACGTAGTAGTGCCACTAATTCTAAGTTTGGTTGGGTGGCTTGCCATTGGACTTCACGCACTGCCAGGCGATACCGGTCAGTGGCAGCCAATGTCATAGTGTCTTGAGTTATTTCGACATGGATTCCTGTGAGTGTAGGAAGTGAGTCGTCACGCCCCGCAGCGATCGCCACTTGAGCAACTGCTGTTGCGAAAAGATCGCCGGCGATAATTCCGGTTGTTTCAGGAATTTCTGGAAGGTTTGGGTAATCGTTTAAAGAAAGTGTAGGTAGTGTGAATTTTGCTGTTCCGGATGTAACAAGCACCCGTGATCCTTCCAATTGAACCGTGACTGGTTTGTTGGGAAGAGAGCGGGAAATTTCCGCTAGTAGTTTGCCTGGAACGAGAACTTTTCCGCTTTGGTTTACGTCCGCGTTGAAATTTGCCTTACTAGATGTTTCAAGGTCTGAGCCTGAGAGAAAGACTTGACCGTTGTCAGCTTCTATAACAATGCCTAAAAGGGCGGTCATAATCGGCCGAGTGGAAAGACTCCGAGACACCCAGTTCACGCCGTCTGCTAAAGCATGTTGCTCGACGGTAAATTTCACGCCGCACCTCTCGTCTCACTTAGTAGCTCGCCAACCTCAATCCGAGGAGCGTGTCCTTTAAAGTCTTTCATAAAGTTCTCCACCTTCAACCTTTAAATAGATATAGATAGTCGTAGTAACCAGAGCCTTTTCTTGTGGATAAAAGGAAAAACCCTGGTAAAGCCAGGATTTCTAACTTTAAACCTGTTGAAAACCCCTTCCATCCTCTGGACAAATAAGTGCCTTATTCCATACAACTGCGGTTAAATGAGTGGTTTTGGGAAGTTAGGAGTAAATAACCCACAAAAAGAGAGGGTTTATCCACGGTTATCCACAACTTTTACACAACCTGGGGGTAAATACCTCTAAACAGGACATCTCCACCAAATCACCCACTTAAAGAAGCCTTTAAAAGCCATTTTAACCATTTTTAGTCTGTTGTTTAATCCGGTTGGTGAGTTCAGTGACCTGGTTATAAATCGACCGCCGCTCCGCCATAAGTTGGCGAATTTTCCGGTCAGCATGCATCACGGTTGTGTGGTCACGACCGCCGAAAAGTTGCCCTATTTTAGGAAGAGAGAGTTCGGTCAGCTCGCGGCAGAGGTACATCGCAATTTGGCGGGCGTTGACCAAGACTCGGGAACGGGAGGTTCCACAAAGGTCGTCTAATGTCAGGCTGAAGTAGGCGGCTGTCTGAGCCATGATGGTTGCACTTGTGATTTCAAGCGATGATTCGTTAGGGATTAAATCCTTCAACACAATTTCAGCAAGTGATAAATCAACACTCTGCCTATTTAAACTAGCGAAGGCAGTTACTCGGATCAGCGCACCTTCCAGCTCGCGGATATTTGTAGAGATTTTACTCGCTATATATTCCAGAACGTCATCTGGAGCATTCAACTTATCTTGCGCAGCCTTCTTGCGAAGAATAGCAATACGCGTTTCTAGCTCTGGGGGTTGAATATCAGTAATTAAACCCCATTCAAAACGACTACGTAACCGATCTTCTAAGGTTGTTAGTTGTTTCGGTGGCCTATCACTTGAAATAACTATTTGTTTATTTGCGTTATATAACGTGTTAAATGTATGAAAAAACTCTTCTTGGGTACGTTCTTTATTCTCTAGAAATTGAATATCATCCACAAGAAGCACATCTAGATCCCGATAACGCCTCTGAAAAGCAGAGGCTTTATCGTCACGGATGGAGTTAATGAAATCATTGGTAAACTCTTCACTAGAGACATAGCGAACTCGGACGCTGCCATACAGTTCTTTTGCATAAGCACCAATTGCGTGGAGCAGGTGCGTTTTTCCTAGCCCAGACTCCCCGTAAATAAAAAGTGGGTTGTAGGCCTTTGCGGGGGCTTCTGCCACTGCCACTGCGGCCGCGTGTGCAAAACGGTTAGAAGCGCCTATAACGAAAGTTTCAAAAACATACCGGGGGTTCAATTGAGAGACTTCATTACTCGATTGCGGGGCTCGATCGTCACGACCAGTTCCAACCTTCGGTGCAATAAACTCAATCTCAATGTCAGGTTGTGGTGGATTAGGGAGTTCTAAAGCCTCATCGACCGTGACTGCGATATTAGTTTTCTCCCCCAGTTCTCGAGAGAGGACCTCGCCCACAATGGCCCGTAGACGGGTCTCAAGTACGTCTTTCGCGAAAGCATTCGGGGCGGCGACTAAAAGGTTGGTGATC encodes the following:
- the dnaN gene encoding DNA polymerase III subunit beta, which translates into the protein MKFTVEQHALADGVNWVSRSLSTRPIMTALLGIVIEADNGQVFLSGSDLETSSKANFNADVNQSGKVLVPGKLLAEISRSLPNKPVTVQLEGSRVLVTSGTAKFTLPTLSLNDYPNLPEIPETTGIIAGDLFATAVAQVAIAAGRDDSLPTLTGIHVEITQDTMTLAATDRYRLAVREVQWQATQPNLELVALLRARTLADATKSLTGAKNVFISLTSPTSHDRLAGFVSDGKSMTSRMLDGIFPPYRHLLPQNITTTAVVEVAQFLDSVRRVALVTDKTVPLRLSFAGSTLELEAGAGEEAQATEALEISLTGEPISIAFNPVFLADGLQAVGTPFVQISFTGSNKPAILTGKAGKDSEPIENYRYLLMPMRYAS
- the dnaA gene encoding chromosomal replication initiator protein DnaA, yielding MTLVENDLTALWSRVITDVEIDTPQHRAFLSLTKPLGLIKGNGITNLLVAAPNAFAKDVLETRLRAIVGEVLSRELGEKTNIAVTVDEALELPNPPQPDIEIEFIAPKVGTGRDDRAPQSSNEVSQLNPRYVFETFVIGASNRFAHAAAVAVAEAPAKAYNPLFIYGESGLGKTHLLHAIGAYAKELYGSVRVRYVSSEEFTNDFINSIRDDKASAFQRRYRDLDVLLVDDIQFLENKERTQEEFFHTFNTLYNANKQIVISSDRPPKQLTTLEDRLRSRFEWGLITDIQPPELETRIAILRKKAAQDKLNAPDDVLEYIASKISTNIRELEGALIRVTAFASLNRQSVDLSLAEIVLKDLIPNESSLEITSATIMAQTAAYFSLTLDDLCGTSRSRVLVNARQIAMYLCRELTELSLPKIGQLFGGRDHTTVMHADRKIRQLMAERRSIYNQVTELTNRIKQQTKNG